The Lebetimonas natsushimae genomic sequence ATTCCTTTACTTTTTCTTATAGTGCATAAAATACCTTTTTTTATTAAATAATCCTGAAATCTTTTCATTGTTTCATCATCTGGTCTTTGAAATTTAGTTCCTGGATATGGGTTAAAATAAATTAAATTTACTTTACTAGGAATTCCATTTAATAATTTTACCAGTTTTTTGGCTGCATTAATGTCATCATTCACATCTTTAATTACCAAATATTCAAACATTACTTTTTTTCTTTTATCAATAGGGAATTCTCTGATTGCATCAATTACACTTTCAATATTATATGCTTTGTTCATAGGAATTAATTTCTCTCTTGTTTCATTATCAACTGCGTGGAGGGAGATGGCTAAATTTACCCCTAAATTTTCATTTCCAAGTTTTTTTATTTTTGGCGCGATACCGGAAGTCGATACCGTCTGTCTTCTTGTAGAAATATTCATTCCGTCCGGATGGGATAATATTTTAATTGCTTTTACTAAATTTTCATAGTTATCAAGCGGTTCACCCATTCCCATATAAACAACATTTAATGCTTTATTTTCATCAAAGTTTTTAAATTTTTTCATCCACCAAACCTGTGCCACTATTTCGCCGGCACTTAAATTTCTTACAAATCCCCCTTTTGCAGTAAGACAAAAAGCGCATCCCACTTTACATCCAACCTGGGTGGAAACACAAACGGTATATTTATTTTCTTTCATTTTAATAAGAACTGTTTCAACTGTTCTTCCGTCTTTTAATTTGAATAAAAATTTTTCTGTTTCATCCATTGAAATTTCATGGTTTACAAGTTCAAAAGGGTTTATGATAAATTCTTTTTTTAATTTTTCTCTTAAAAGTTTTGGAATATTTTTCATTTCTTCAAAATTATCAACATATTTTCTATAAACCCAGTTATATAACTGTTTTACCCTGAATTTCGGCTCTATTCCCATTTCAATTAATTCTTCCGGTAAATAATCCATAAAAAATTTTTTATCCATTTTTTTCCTTTATGATTTTTTCTTGTATTAAATAATCTATTAAAATTTTTTTTGCTTTTTTTAAATTTTGCAAGTATTCTTTATGTGCATTTTTATAGCAATAATTTGTTATTACAAAAATGCCGATTGCAGGGATATTAAATTCCTTTGCCACTCTCAAGACTGAATAAAATTCCATATTTTCAGCATCAATTCCAAGTGTTAGGTATTTTTTAGACATTTTTTTACTAGTTGTAATGTAATTTGATGAATTTACAATTGTTTCACGTGAAACAGATAGTGATATGATATTATCAATCGGGGTATAGCATTTTTCTTTTAAAAAGCAGTGTTCAATATTTGATGCGGTTTTGGTTTTTATTATATCAAACGGTTTGAATTTTCCATAACTTCCAGCACTGCCTATAAAAATTAAAAAATCAGGTTTATCAAATAATACGAGTCTTGTTAAATTTATTGCACTTTCTATTAAACCTATACCTATAGGGTGAGCAAATGAAAATATTTCCTGATTTCCACTGCTTATTATTTGTATGTGTTTCACGTGAAACCTTTAATTACAATCTAAAATTATTTTGTATTTTAGTTCAATTTCCGCCGGTTTAAAAATTATTTTTTCTTCATCAGGA encodes the following:
- a CDS encoding purine-nucleoside phosphorylase; protein product: MKHIQIISSGNQEIFSFAHPIGIGLIESAINLTRLVLFDKPDFLIFIGSAGSYGKFKPFDIIKTKTASNIEHCFLKEKCYTPIDNIISLSVSRETIVNSSNYITTSKKMSKKYLTLGIDAENMEFYSVLRVAKEFNIPAIGIFVITNYCYKNAHKEYLQNLKKAKKILIDYLIQEKIIKEKNG
- the rlmN gene encoding 23S rRNA (adenine(2503)-C(2))-methyltransferase RlmN, giving the protein MDKKFFMDYLPEELIEMGIEPKFRVKQLYNWVYRKYVDNFEEMKNIPKLLREKLKKEFIINPFELVNHEISMDETEKFLFKLKDGRTVETVLIKMKENKYTVCVSTQVGCKVGCAFCLTAKGGFVRNLSAGEIVAQVWWMKKFKNFDENKALNVVYMGMGEPLDNYENLVKAIKILSHPDGMNISTRRQTVSTSGIAPKIKKLGNENLGVNLAISLHAVDNETREKLIPMNKAYNIESVIDAIREFPIDKRKKVMFEYLVIKDVNDDINAAKKLVKLLNGIPSKVNLIYFNPYPGTKFQRPDDETMKRFQDYLIKKGILCTIRKSKGMDISAACGQLREKKLKEENG